One genomic window of Prochlorococcus marinus str. NATL2A includes the following:
- a CDS encoding DegT/DnrJ/EryC1/StrS family aminotransferase: MQIPPFSLEAQISEIGDEIEEALIKVFRSGKYIGGEEVASFEKAFALATETSYSVSCNSGTDALILALRALNIGQGDEVITSSFSFFATAEAITSVGARPVFVDIDSKNYLMDLDLIEKAITPRTKAILPVHLFGHPLDMDKIMAIAESNNLKVVEDCAQAAGAYWRGKPVGSYGDIGCFSFFPTKNLGAAGDGGAITTNDFDLAKTIRELAIHGMPKRYFHTNIGYNSRLDSLQAAILNVKLIRLNKWIEQRKEIAINYMNQLSAIDSIELPSNTFVNNSGHSWNQFVIRIMDNSFIKNIKSNSDDVFDNLNRDLFKTELHRLGVNTIIYYPIPIHLQPAYKNLEYKEGSLPVTEKVCSQVISLPIFPELKSIQQSYVIDKIKELFKK; this comes from the coding sequence ATGCAAATACCTCCTTTTAGTCTTGAAGCTCAAATTTCTGAAATTGGAGACGAGATTGAAGAAGCTTTAATTAAGGTTTTTAGAAGCGGAAAATATATTGGAGGAGAGGAAGTAGCTTCGTTCGAAAAAGCTTTTGCCTTAGCAACAGAAACTTCTTACTCAGTTAGTTGTAATAGTGGAACAGATGCATTAATTCTTGCTTTAAGAGCACTAAATATTGGACAAGGTGATGAGGTGATCACCTCATCATTTAGTTTTTTTGCTACTGCAGAAGCAATCACCAGTGTTGGAGCTAGGCCGGTTTTTGTAGATATTGATTCTAAAAACTATCTTATGGATCTGGATTTAATAGAAAAAGCAATAACTCCCAGAACAAAAGCTATTTTGCCTGTGCATTTGTTTGGTCATCCACTAGATATGGATAAAATAATGGCAATTGCTGAATCCAATAATCTTAAGGTTGTAGAAGATTGTGCTCAAGCAGCTGGGGCGTATTGGCGAGGTAAACCTGTTGGAAGTTATGGGGATATAGGTTGTTTTAGTTTTTTCCCTACTAAAAACTTAGGTGCAGCAGGAGATGGAGGAGCTATAACTACTAATGATTTTGATCTAGCAAAAACAATTAGGGAACTAGCTATTCATGGGATGCCAAAGAGATATTTTCATACAAATATTGGATATAATAGTCGACTTGATTCATTACAAGCTGCAATATTAAATGTTAAGTTAATCCGATTAAATAAATGGATTGAGCAAAGAAAAGAAATAGCTATTAATTACATGAATCAGTTATCAGCTATAGATTCAATTGAATTACCATCTAATACTTTTGTTAATAATTCTGGTCATTCTTGGAATCAATTTGTAATCAGAATAATGGACAATTCTTTTATTAAAAATATAAAATCTAACTCAGATGATGTTTTTGATAATCTAAATAGAGATCTATTTAAAACTGAACTTCATAGGCTTGGTGTAAATACAATAATTTATTACCCAATACCCATACATCTTCAACCTGCATATAAAAATTTAGAGTATAAAGAAGGATCTCTTCCTGTTACTGAAAAAGTATGTAGTCAGGTTATTAGTTTACCTATTTTCCCAGAGTTAAAATCTATTCAGCAATCATATGTCATTGATAAAATAAAAGAACTATTTAAAAAATAA
- the rdgB gene encoding RdgB/HAM1 family non-canonical purine NTP pyrophosphatase, whose protein sequence is MDNVPLVIASGNKGKIGEFKKLLDDFPIDLLTQPVGFEIEETGSTFMENARIKAIAVSQATGNLSLADDSGLSVEALGGAPGIYSSRYASSDKQRIEKLLAELKPFSNRKAKFECALCIASGEKVLIEVSGFCEGLITFFPKGQNGFGYDPIFEVSGLGETYAEMDHEKKKHIGHRGNAFKLLIPKLKQLLGSMKK, encoded by the coding sequence TTGGATAATGTCCCTCTTGTAATTGCTAGTGGCAATAAGGGTAAAATTGGAGAATTTAAAAAACTTTTAGACGATTTTCCCATTGATTTATTGACTCAACCTGTTGGTTTTGAGATTGAGGAAACAGGAAGTACATTTATGGAAAATGCAAGAATCAAGGCCATTGCTGTGAGTCAAGCAACAGGTAATTTGTCTCTTGCTGACGACTCTGGATTAAGTGTTGAGGCTCTTGGGGGGGCTCCAGGCATTTATTCTTCTAGGTATGCAAGTTCAGACAAGCAAAGAATTGAAAAACTATTAGCCGAGTTAAAACCTTTTTCAAATAGAAAAGCTAAATTTGAATGTGCATTATGTATTGCTAGTGGAGAAAAAGTGTTGATAGAAGTTTCAGGCTTTTGCGAAGGTCTAATAACTTTTTTCCCGAAAGGGCAAAATGGGTTTGGTTATGATCCGATTTTTGAAGTTTCTGGATTAGGTGAGACTTATGCAGAAATGGACCACGAAAAAAAGAAGCATATTGGTCACAGGGGTAATGCATTCAAATTGCTCATACCAAAATTAAAACAACTATTGGGTTCAATGAAAAAGTAG
- the hisB gene encoding imidazoleglycerol-phosphate dehydratase HisB codes for MEKTREGEIRRETKETDVFVKIDLDGSGKCSANTGIGFLDHMIQQLSSHGLFDIEVRANGDTHIDDHHTNEDVGIAIGQALSKALGDRVGIKRFGHFLAPLDEALIQVVVDCSGRPHLSFSLDIPSQKVGTYDTELVKEFFGAVVSNGGLTLHIRQLAGNNTHHIIEATFKSFARALRMATEIDPRRSSQIPSSKGVLEQAGQ; via the coding sequence ATGGAAAAAACTAGAGAAGGAGAGATTAGACGGGAAACTAAGGAAACTGACGTTTTTGTGAAAATTGATCTTGATGGTTCTGGAAAATGCAGTGCAAATACGGGGATTGGTTTTCTAGACCATATGATCCAACAATTATCTAGTCATGGATTATTTGATATTGAAGTAAGAGCAAATGGAGATACTCACATAGACGATCATCACACCAATGAGGATGTTGGAATTGCTATTGGACAAGCTTTGTCAAAAGCATTAGGTGATCGAGTTGGAATCAAACGTTTTGGTCATTTTTTAGCTCCGCTTGATGAGGCTCTTATTCAGGTTGTGGTTGATTGCTCCGGTCGACCACATTTAAGTTTTAGTTTAGATATTCCTTCTCAAAAAGTGGGCACTTATGATACGGAGTTAGTTAAAGAATTTTTTGGTGCTGTTGTGAGTAATGGTGGTTTAACTCTCCACATCAGACAACTGGCAGGAAATAATACTCACCACATAATTGAGGCTACTTTCAAATCGTTTGCAAGAGCCCTTAGGATGGCTACTGAAATTGACCCTAGAAGATCAAGTCAAATTCCAAGCAGTAAAGGAGTTCTTGAACAGGCTGGTCAATAA
- a CDS encoding phosphomannomutase: MKKKKLNLTKEKISFGTDGWRGILGVEFTLERLLKVAAAAAQELAYVKEKKNNKIIIGYDRRFLAEEMAEAVASAVRGVDLVPLLASSALPTPSCSWGIVEENALGALVITASHNPCEWLGLKIKGPFGGSVDSSFTDSVQKRLDAGGISIPIEGVTERVDFRKQHLLGISQKFDMHLISDGLRKLGVKIFVDPMHGSAAGCMSELFGVDSEDLIYEIRTEIDPCFGGNPPEPLKAYLSQLIQEVQDESQAGELSMGLVFDGDGDRIAAIDEKGRYCNTQLLMPVLIDHLARVRNMPGCVVKTVSGSDLMRLVAEDLGREVLEKPVGFKYIAEEMLSREVLIGGEESGGVGFGHHLPERDALFTALLLMESIVADGKCLGEKIDSLHARFGKSHFERIDLTLKDMEMRRSLEDFLKQKTPSSIGHKSVLEVISTDGIKLILDKSHWLMFRFSGTEPLLRIYCEAPSSAEVTSTLYYAKQLIDNSFG, translated from the coding sequence ATGAAAAAGAAAAAGTTGAATCTCACTAAGGAGAAAATTTCTTTCGGAACAGATGGATGGAGGGGGATCTTAGGCGTTGAGTTCACCTTGGAAAGATTACTTAAAGTTGCAGCAGCAGCAGCTCAAGAGCTTGCTTATGTCAAAGAGAAAAAAAATAATAAAATAATCATTGGTTATGACCGTCGATTCCTAGCAGAGGAGATGGCTGAGGCGGTCGCATCTGCAGTTAGAGGAGTTGATTTAGTCCCTTTGTTGGCTTCTTCCGCGCTGCCAACTCCCTCTTGTAGCTGGGGGATAGTTGAAGAAAATGCACTTGGTGCACTAGTGATTACAGCAAGTCATAACCCATGCGAATGGTTGGGTTTGAAAATTAAAGGTCCTTTTGGAGGCTCAGTTGATAGCTCTTTTACCGATTCCGTTCAAAAAAGATTAGATGCTGGGGGGATATCAATTCCAATCGAAGGCGTAACCGAGAGAGTTGATTTTCGAAAACAACATCTTTTGGGGATTAGTCAGAAATTTGACATGCATTTGATTTCTGATGGCTTGAGGAAATTAGGTGTGAAAATTTTTGTTGATCCAATGCATGGATCTGCTGCGGGCTGCATGTCTGAATTATTTGGAGTTGATAGTGAAGATCTTATTTATGAAATAAGAACTGAAATAGACCCATGCTTTGGTGGTAATCCTCCAGAACCTCTGAAGGCTTACCTATCGCAATTAATACAAGAAGTTCAGGATGAATCCCAGGCAGGGGAATTGTCTATGGGCCTAGTTTTTGATGGAGATGGAGATCGAATTGCGGCAATAGATGAAAAAGGTAGATATTGCAATACACAGTTATTAATGCCTGTCTTGATAGATCATTTGGCAAGAGTTAGAAATATGCCAGGTTGCGTTGTAAAAACTGTGAGTGGATCGGATTTGATGAGATTGGTTGCTGAGGATCTAGGGAGAGAAGTGCTCGAAAAGCCAGTTGGGTTTAAATATATTGCTGAAGAAATGCTTTCAAGAGAAGTTCTTATTGGAGGAGAGGAGTCAGGGGGAGTTGGGTTTGGACATCACTTGCCAGAACGTGATGCTTTGTTTACCGCTTTGCTTTTGATGGAGTCAATAGTTGCTGATGGTAAATGTTTAGGTGAGAAAATAGATTCTCTTCATGCTCGTTTTGGTAAGAGTCATTTCGAACGTATTGATTTAACTCTCAAAGACATGGAGATGAGAAGGTCTTTGGAAGATTTTTTGAAACAGAAAACCCCATCTTCAATTGGTCATAAATCAGTTTTAGAGGTTATTTCAACTGATGGAATAAAACTCATACTTGATAAAAGTCATTGGCTGATGTTCCGTTTCTCTGGAACAGAGCCTCTTTTAAGAATTTATTGTGAAGCGCCATCCAGTGCAGAAGTTACTTCAACTTTGTATTATGCAAAGCAACTTATAGATAATAGTTTTGGATAA
- a CDS encoding thioredoxin family protein — protein sequence MVRTASTMLPLGTQLPNFELGVVSGVNSAPDDPLKGLSHIRSVDLTKRPLFLMVICAHCPFVKHVESGITNLFNSFGNDIQFLAISSNSLITHPQDAPEFLASQANKLGWKFPYLFDSDQKLAKALRAACTPDFYVFWPSPDGNLTLRYRGQMDGSRPGNETPVSGDDIRLVFKSLLKGEVISANQKPSIGCNIKWHPGMEPEWFG from the coding sequence ATGGTTCGAACAGCCTCAACAATGCTTCCATTAGGAACTCAATTACCTAATTTTGAGTTAGGTGTGGTTTCAGGCGTGAACTCTGCTCCAGATGATCCTTTAAAAGGCCTTAGTCATATTAGAAGTGTTGACCTAACAAAAAGACCATTGTTTTTGATGGTTATATGTGCTCATTGTCCATTTGTTAAACATGTAGAAAGTGGAATCACAAACCTATTCAATTCTTTTGGTAATGATATTCAATTTTTGGCTATTTCTAGCAATAGCTTGATAACCCATCCTCAAGATGCACCAGAATTCTTAGCCTCTCAAGCTAATAAACTGGGATGGAAGTTCCCATACCTATTTGATTCTGATCAAAAATTAGCAAAAGCGCTTAGAGCCGCATGTACTCCCGATTTTTATGTTTTTTGGCCTTCTCCAGATGGAAACTTAACATTGAGATATAGGGGACAAATGGACGGAAGTCGCCCCGGCAATGAAACTCCTGTATCTGGTGATGATATTCGTCTAGTATTCAAATCCTTATTAAAGGGAGAAGTTATTTCAGCTAATCAAAAACCTTCTATTGGTTGCAACATAAAATGGCATCCAGGTATGGAGCCTGAGTGGTTTGGATGA
- a CDS encoding cryptochrome/photolyase family protein, producing the protein MTKFQSIFWHRRDLRFGDNIGLFEASKNSKSLIGVYVLDPKLLDLNRTTSEAKNWFLGESLIELQKNWEIRGSRLLILNGDPIELISKLAELVHAECIYWNENIEPYEINRDKQIAEKLSKEKRKVYTFLDQLIVNPSNIKTNNDEPYKVYGPFYRKWIDLINITKSSENNLIQTSETAKQLTGLNERELSSIKNSDLNYCITNKSKSIYELLSLNRFNKTNLCPCKPGESESIKQLNSFIHSGVINSYNKARDIPSLENTSHLSAALSLGTISCRVVWNGAQVSKNATDDEYKINSIDTWIKELAWREFYQNALINFPELEKGPYREKWLDFPWQNRPDWFEAWGDGLTGIPIIDAAMRQLKCSGWMHNRCRMIVASFLVKDLLIDWRLGELFFMKSLVDGDLAANNGGWQWSASSGMDPKPMRIFNPFRQASKFDEDGEYIRKWIPELSHISTPNLLSGEISSAERNSYPKPIISHKNQTSIFKELYSNIK; encoded by the coding sequence ATGACAAAATTTCAATCAATATTTTGGCATAGGAGAGATTTAAGATTTGGAGATAATATCGGCCTATTCGAAGCATCAAAAAATTCAAAAAGCCTTATCGGAGTATATGTTTTAGATCCCAAACTCTTAGATCTAAATAGAACTACATCTGAAGCAAAAAACTGGTTTTTAGGTGAAAGTCTTATAGAACTACAAAAGAATTGGGAGATTAGAGGAAGTCGTTTATTAATATTAAATGGAGATCCTATTGAATTAATATCTAAATTAGCTGAGTTAGTTCATGCTGAATGTATTTACTGGAACGAAAATATTGAACCTTATGAAATCAATAGAGACAAACAAATTGCAGAAAAACTTTCAAAAGAAAAAAGGAAAGTTTATACATTTTTAGATCAATTAATTGTTAACCCAAGTAATATCAAAACAAACAATGATGAACCATACAAGGTATATGGACCCTTTTATCGCAAATGGATTGATTTAATCAATATAACCAAATCATCAGAGAATAATTTAATACAAACCTCAGAAACAGCTAAACAACTTACAGGTCTTAATGAAAGAGAATTATCATCAATTAAAAACTCTGATTTAAACTACTGTATTACAAACAAAAGCAAATCTATTTATGAATTACTTTCTTTAAATAGATTCAACAAAACAAATCTATGTCCTTGCAAGCCGGGAGAATCAGAATCAATAAAACAATTAAACTCTTTTATACATTCAGGAGTTATAAATTCATACAATAAAGCAAGAGATATTCCATCTTTAGAGAATACTTCTCATCTAAGTGCTGCTTTAAGTTTAGGTACCATAAGTTGCAGAGTAGTATGGAATGGGGCTCAAGTATCAAAAAACGCGACGGATGATGAATATAAAATAAATTCTATTGATACATGGATAAAGGAACTTGCTTGGAGAGAGTTTTATCAAAATGCTCTCATTAATTTTCCAGAGCTTGAGAAAGGTCCATACAGGGAGAAATGGTTAGATTTTCCATGGCAAAATAGACCTGATTGGTTTGAAGCATGGGGAGATGGATTGACTGGTATCCCAATAATTGATGCTGCAATGAGACAACTTAAGTGTTCTGGATGGATGCATAATCGTTGCAGAATGATTGTTGCCTCTTTTCTAGTAAAAGACCTTTTAATTGATTGGAGATTGGGAGAACTTTTCTTCATGAAAAGCTTAGTTGATGGTGACTTGGCAGCAAACAACGGGGGTTGGCAATGGAGTGCTAGCAGTGGGATGGATCCAAAACCCATGAGAATATTTAATCCTTTTAGACAAGCTTCTAAATTTGACGAAGATGGTGAATATATCCGAAAATGGATTCCTGAGCTATCACATATTTCAACGCCTAATTTACTTTCAGGTGAAATAAGTTCTGCGGAGAGAAATAGCTATCCAAAACCAATAATAAGCCACAAAAATCAAACATCAATCTTCAAAGAATTATATTCGAATATTAAATAG
- the fabI gene encoding enoyl-ACP reductase FabI, producing the protein MLLDLSGKKILVTGIANNRSIAWGIAQQLKAAGAELGITYLPDEKGRFETKVKELTSPLNPSLFLPLNVQNSSQIEEVFEAIKNQWGQLDGLVHCLAFAGKEELVGNYSATSSEGFSRALEISAYSLAPLCKYAKPLFSKGAGVVTLTYLGAERAIPNYNVMGVAKAALEASVRYLSEELGPENQVRVNAISAGPIRTLASSAIGGILDMIHNVEEKAPLRRTVTQIEVGNTAAFLLSDLSSGISGQTVYVDAGYCINGM; encoded by the coding sequence ATGCTTCTCGATCTTAGTGGCAAAAAAATCCTTGTTACAGGAATAGCAAACAATAGATCAATTGCCTGGGGCATTGCACAACAGTTAAAAGCAGCTGGAGCTGAATTAGGAATTACATACTTGCCCGATGAAAAAGGTAGATTTGAAACGAAAGTAAAAGAACTTACTTCTCCTTTAAATCCAAGCTTGTTCTTACCACTTAATGTTCAAAATTCTTCTCAAATTGAAGAAGTTTTTGAAGCCATTAAAAATCAATGGGGTCAGCTTGATGGATTAGTTCACTGTCTAGCCTTTGCAGGTAAAGAAGAATTAGTAGGCAATTACAGTGCAACTTCTTCAGAGGGATTCTCAAGAGCCCTAGAAATCAGCGCTTACTCACTAGCCCCACTATGTAAATATGCAAAACCTCTTTTCAGTAAAGGTGCTGGCGTAGTCACCTTGACTTATTTAGGAGCAGAAAGAGCAATTCCCAATTACAACGTAATGGGGGTTGCTAAAGCAGCTTTGGAGGCATCGGTTAGATATCTTTCGGAAGAACTTGGTCCTGAGAATCAGGTTCGAGTTAATGCTATCAGTGCTGGACCAATAAGAACTCTCGCAAGCTCAGCGATTGGAGGAATTCTGGACATGATTCATAATGTCGAAGAAAAAGCTCCCCTTAGGAGAACCGTTACTCAAATCGAGGTAGGCAATACCGCAGCTTTCTTGCTTAGCGATCTTTCAAGTGGTATATCAGGACAAACTGTTTATGTTGATGCAGGTTATTGCATCAATGGAATGTAA
- a CDS encoding carotenoid oxygenase family protein, translated as MAVSYLKRETSPKQTIFNKEDWSSAYCNVEKELDNVQLKLVKGSIPEQISGTFYRNGPGRLERGGRWVHHPFDGDGMIAAFKFDNGKINLTNRFVRTKEWTEEEKSQKFLYRGVFGTQKEGGVLANAFDVRLKNIANTHVIKLGDDLLALWEASSPYSLNPNTLETKGLSNLKGVLKKGEAFSAHPRFDPGHHQSQRMVTFGVSTGPKSTIRLMEFSTEGENIGSLLSDRKDSFNGFAFLHDFAITPNWAIFLQNAISFNPLPFLLGQKGAAQCLASKSDGTPKFLLIPRDSGKFAGQPPKSVNAPKGFVFHHLNAWEDNEKINIESIFYDDFPSIGPEDNFREIDFDLLPEGILKRSEINPIENTFTCSTISNQCCEFAMVNPHFEGLKARFSWMATAEEKEGNGPLQAIKKIDLSNNKEISWSAAPRGFVSEPIFIPSQESKSEEDNGWVVALVWNSIRSGTDLIILDSKDLTEKAILEVPISIPHGLHGSWVEN; from the coding sequence ATGGCAGTTAGTTATTTAAAAAGAGAAACATCACCAAAGCAAACAATCTTCAACAAAGAAGATTGGTCCAGTGCATATTGCAATGTTGAAAAAGAATTAGATAACGTTCAACTCAAGCTTGTAAAAGGATCTATTCCTGAACAAATTTCTGGTACCTTTTATCGAAACGGCCCAGGTAGATTAGAAAGAGGGGGAAGATGGGTCCATCATCCATTTGATGGAGATGGCATGATTGCTGCCTTCAAATTTGACAATGGAAAAATAAACCTGACGAATCGTTTTGTTCGCACAAAGGAATGGACAGAAGAAGAAAAATCCCAAAAATTTCTATATAGAGGTGTATTTGGAACTCAAAAAGAAGGAGGAGTGTTAGCTAATGCTTTTGATGTAAGGCTAAAAAATATTGCCAATACACACGTAATAAAACTTGGAGATGATCTACTAGCTTTATGGGAAGCGTCTAGTCCATATTCACTTAATCCAAATACCCTTGAGACCAAAGGTTTATCAAATTTAAAAGGAGTTTTAAAAAAAGGTGAAGCATTTAGTGCTCATCCACGATTTGACCCTGGCCATCATCAAAGTCAAAGAATGGTCACTTTTGGGGTATCTACAGGTCCTAAAAGCACAATAAGATTGATGGAATTTTCCACAGAGGGAGAAAATATTGGTTCTCTTTTAAGTGATAGAAAAGATTCTTTTAATGGATTTGCCTTCTTGCATGATTTTGCCATAACTCCAAACTGGGCAATATTTCTGCAAAATGCTATTAGTTTTAATCCTCTCCCTTTTCTTCTTGGACAAAAAGGAGCCGCACAATGTTTAGCCTCTAAAAGTGATGGAACTCCAAAATTTTTATTAATTCCAAGGGACTCTGGCAAGTTTGCTGGTCAACCTCCAAAATCAGTTAATGCTCCAAAGGGTTTTGTTTTTCATCATCTAAATGCATGGGAAGATAATGAAAAAATCAATATTGAAAGTATTTTTTATGATGATTTTCCGAGCATTGGACCCGAAGATAATTTTAGAGAAATTGATTTTGATCTTTTACCAGAAGGAATTTTGAAAAGAAGTGAAATCAATCCCATAGAAAATACATTTACCTGCTCAACAATAAGCAATCAATGTTGTGAATTTGCAATGGTTAATCCTCATTTTGAAGGATTAAAGGCCCGCTTTAGTTGGATGGCAACTGCAGAAGAAAAAGAGGGGAATGGGCCACTTCAAGCCATAAAAAAAATCGATTTATCTAATAATAAAGAGATAAGTTGGAGTGCGGCTCCAAGAGGTTTTGTAAGTGAACCTATATTTATTCCATCTCAAGAATCAAAGTCTGAAGAAGACAATGGATGGGTTGTTGCATTGGTTTGGAATAGTATTAGATCGGGAACTGATTTAATAATTCTTGATTCTAAAGATCTGACTGAAAAAGCTATTCTTGAAGTTCCAATATCAATCCCACATGGATTACACGGAAGCTGGGTTGAAAATTAA
- a CDS encoding NUDIX hydrolase: MSIPGPEPSKIIETKACLDAKKIRFEINKFLLPNSMEGEFGIIRHPGAALAVPITDSGEVVILRQYRFACSRRILEFPAGTLELGESPLESIKREVQEESGYSAKRWDKLGEMLPCPGYSDETIHIFLARDLTKLEKKPEGDADEDIEVLKISPRKLNEIIASGEESLDGKTITAWFRACQLLNIR; encoded by the coding sequence ATGTCAATTCCAGGACCTGAACCCTCAAAAATTATTGAGACAAAAGCTTGTCTTGATGCAAAAAAAATTCGTTTTGAAATTAATAAATTTCTTTTACCTAATTCAATGGAGGGCGAATTTGGGATCATTCGTCATCCTGGGGCTGCATTAGCCGTACCAATAACAGATTCTGGAGAAGTCGTTATTCTTCGTCAATACAGATTTGCTTGCTCGAGAAGAATTCTTGAGTTTCCTGCTGGAACATTAGAATTAGGCGAAAGCCCCCTTGAATCAATCAAAAGAGAAGTTCAAGAAGAAAGTGGTTACTCTGCAAAAAGATGGGACAAACTGGGAGAAATGCTTCCTTGCCCAGGATATTCTGACGAAACAATTCATATTTTTCTTGCAAGGGATCTAACAAAACTTGAAAAAAAACCTGAGGGCGATGCAGATGAAGATATTGAAGTATTAAAAATTTCCCCAAGAAAATTAAATGAAATCATTGCAAGTGGGGAAGAGTCACTTGATGGGAAAACTATTACAGCATGGTTCAGAGCATGCCAACTCTTGAATATAAGATGA
- a CDS encoding TM0106 family RecB-like putative nuclease, translating into MKCNKSKPINDHLLRSWIRCRRKAWLDIYGDKQKKLWTAHSTLQLNHQIDCFHNLSQKSYGIGIRACEEGKNIAYGVRIKYPLIKNRLIKANLPILRKTSGESIWGNFAYQPILARQGKKITREHKLTLALTGLLINNLQKFQVKKGLILHKENEVIKVEKIKLSDNINTDLIGSLLHLEKDIESRTPPPITSNRKKCTICSWRKECDAVAIKEGSLSEVSGIGAKREVLLNKIGINNIEELAKIKHYKLQEKLEIFGTQHSDISKQIILQSQSQSTNRAIKLNPEIELNNLKKAKGLYIYDIESDPDIRHDFLHGFIRLPKNIKNEISLEKTKYSPLLNIEKNTESFLWKRITKKLSINQDYPIIHYGETEPISLLKLGIRQGANPHEIEELKNRFIDIHLLIREYWCLPVRNYGLKSIAEWIGFEWKQSNADGARALLWWRQWKKSRKINKMYSRNLNSIFEYNRDDCIATLMIAKWLIDH; encoded by the coding sequence ATGAAATGTAATAAATCCAAACCAATTAACGATCACCTTTTAAGGAGTTGGATTAGATGCAGAAGAAAAGCGTGGCTTGATATTTATGGTGATAAACAAAAAAAGTTGTGGACGGCCCACAGCACACTTCAATTAAATCATCAAATCGACTGCTTTCATAATCTCTCACAAAAAAGTTATGGTATAGGAATTCGAGCATGTGAAGAGGGGAAAAATATTGCTTATGGAGTCAGAATTAAATATCCTCTAATAAAAAATAGACTTATCAAAGCAAATTTACCAATACTAAGGAAGACATCTGGAGAGAGTATTTGGGGGAATTTTGCATATCAACCTATATTAGCTAGGCAAGGTAAAAAAATAACAAGAGAGCATAAATTAACACTTGCATTGACTGGTTTATTAATAAATAATTTACAAAAATTTCAAGTAAAGAAAGGATTAATATTACACAAAGAAAATGAAGTTATCAAAGTCGAAAAGATAAAATTAAGCGATAATATAAACACAGATTTAATAGGTTCATTATTACATCTAGAAAAAGATATTGAATCAAGAACTCCTCCACCCATAACTTCTAATAGAAAAAAATGCACAATATGTTCATGGAGAAAAGAATGTGATGCTGTAGCAATTAAAGAAGGAAGCTTAAGTGAAGTTAGCGGGATTGGAGCAAAAAGAGAAGTTTTATTAAACAAAATTGGCATAAATAATATAGAGGAGCTAGCAAAGATCAAGCATTATAAATTACAGGAAAAGCTTGAAATATTTGGGACACAACATAGTGATATTTCCAAACAAATTATTTTACAATCTCAATCTCAATCAACGAATAGGGCAATCAAACTAAATCCAGAAATAGAACTAAATAATCTAAAGAAAGCAAAAGGTTTATATATTTATGATATTGAATCTGATCCAGATATTAGACATGACTTTTTACATGGATTTATTCGATTACCAAAAAATATAAAAAATGAAATAAGTTTAGAAAAAACTAAATACTCACCATTACTTAATATTGAAAAAAACACTGAAAGTTTCCTATGGAAAAGAATAACTAAAAAATTAAGTATTAATCAAGACTATCCCATTATCCATTATGGGGAAACAGAACCAATATCTTTGCTAAAGCTAGGAATACGACAAGGAGCTAATCCTCATGAAATTGAAGAATTAAAAAACAGATTTATTGATATACATTTATTAATTAGAGAATACTGGTGTCTTCCCGTAAGAAATTATGGTCTTAAATCAATCGCAGAATGGATAGGATTTGAATGGAAACAATCAAATGCAGATGGAGCTAGAGCTCTCTTATGGTGGAGACAATGGAAAAAATCACGTAAAATAAATAAAATGTATTCCAGAAATTTAAATTCAATTTTTGAATATAATCGTGATGATTGTATAGCCACCTTAATGATCGCAAAGTGGTTAATAGATCACTAG